AGTTTGAGAGAAGCAAAATGTGGCACCTGGTCCCCAGACCACTCGACAGAACCATTATTGGGACCAGATGGGTCTTTAGAAACAAACTTGATGAGCATGGGATCATTACTAGAATAAGTCAAGACTGGTAGTACAGGGCTACAAATAAGAAGAAGGGATTGATTATGATGAGACCTTTGCTCCTGTAGCTAGAATAAAAGCCATCAGAATCTTGATTGTGTTTGCTGCTCACATGGAGTTCAAGATTTTTCATATGGATGTCAAGAGTGTCTTCTTGAATGGGAATCTGAAGGAAGAAGTGTATGTCAAACAGCCCCCCGGCTTTGAAGATGCAGAATTGCCAAATCATGTGCTGAAGTTAGACAAGGCTCTATATGGGTTGAAACAAGCTCCCGGAGTTTGGTATGAACGCTTGTCAAAATTCCTTCTTGCAAGTGGAttcaaaagaggtaaaattgaTAATACACTATTTTTGAAATCCAGAGGAAAGGagttgttgattgtgcaggtttatgtggatgatatcaTCTTTGGAGCCATTACAGATTTACTTTGCAAGGAATTCGCTGATCTGATGAGTAGTGAGTTTAAAATGAGCATGATGGGAGAACTCACTTTCTTCGTAGGCTTGCAGATCAAACAAACCTCTCAAGGCATTTAAATATGCCAAGAGAAGTATATCAAAGAGctgcttaagaaatttaatctttTTGAGGCGAAGGTGCTGGATACTCCTATGACCACAAGTGTGAAACTTAATATAAATGAAGATGGTGTGGAGGTAAATCAAACCATGTATAGGGGAATCATATGATCACTTCTGTACTTTAGTGCAAGCAGGCCAGACATAGTGTTTAGCGTAGGGATGTGTGCAAGGTTTCAAGCAGCACCAAAGGAGTCTCACTTGAAGGCAGCCAAACGTATCCTAAGATACTTGAAGGGAACTAAGGACCTGGTCCTCTTTTACCCTActggtgactcttttgatcttATAGGTTATGTTGATGCTGATTATGCAGGTTTTCTGGTTGATCGAAAAAGTACATTAGGCATGGCACATTTCCTGGGATCAACTTTGATTTCATGGGGAACCAAGAAGTAGAATTTCGTGGAAATTGTCTACTGCAGAGGCAGGGTATGTGGCTGTTGCATCATGTTGTGCACAACTACTGTGGATTAAGCAACACCTGGTCGATTTTGGTGTACTCACAGACACTATTCCTCTAATTTGTGATAACACTAGTGCCATGAACATGGCCAAAAATCCTATCCAGCACAAGAGGACAAAGCACATAGACGTGAGGCATCATTTTCTAAGGGACAATGTTGAAAAGCAAAACGTAGTGATGAAGTACTGCAAAACTGAAGATCAGCTGGCTGATATCTTTACAAATCCCTTGAGTAAAAAATGTTTCATTAAAAACAAGATGAGATTGGGGATAAACAAGATTACTTGATTTCTTGACAAGTTTgcacaaaaatcttctttttgGTTATGCTACGGAGGACAGGTATCTATACTTGTTTTAATGCTTGTCACTTAAGAATTCACTTTGGTACCTTAAATGCAGGTATACACTTATGGTGAGTTTAGCTGAAGGGAAGATCTAACCATACAGGCAGGGTCACAAACTGAAAAGGGGACCTGGTCCTCATGAGGTTAGTATCACTTATGCTACACTGTCTGTATGTAAACATCACTGCCACGTGTCTATCGCCTATTTATCGCGTCAGTTTCAAATGTCTTTTCGTTTTTAAACCAAAGGTTGCTACTGTTGGGGACCTGATGTCTTTTTGGTTTTATATACTACTTCTCTTAGTGAATCAAATTGCAAAATCTCTTCAAACAATTCTTGTTGAAATTCACTAATCCCCTCTCCAAagattttctctctttctctcaaaATGCCTAACTCTAATTCTTCTTCTAAGATCCCTATCTctcaaaaagttgaaaaccCTACTTTCAACTTCTCCTTTCCTACTCTAGAAGGCTGCAAAGAAATCTCCTGTGAGAAGGGGCAAAATTAAAAAACAGGTGGCTGAAAAATGAAAACCCGTAAATGGACCAGGTCCTAGGGTTCAAAAACAAagtgaagaaaaggaaatgTCAAGGGAAATCGCATAGCGGAGATGAAAAAGCAAAAGGTGCTGAACGGAAGAGTCCTTGATCCAGAAATACTCGCTGTTTCTGGTATGTCAAACCTTTATGATGTTGTTTCCTTGCAAGAGTGGAGTCATTTGTTCTAACCACCTGCTCCGTATCTTCATGAACCTGAAGTGCGAGAATTTAATTATAAGATGGAATTGTTAGAGGATAGGGGGGTCAAGACTACTGTTCAGGATATTGAAATACTTCTAGTTGTAGAGACACTTGGTATCATTCTGGGTGTGCCAGTAAAGGGGGTGAGGTCCATTGAAGGGTGTAAACCCTCTAGTGAGTTCTCTACAAGGGCCATCAAGCGTGGAGATATCAAACGTGTTGGGATTCCTTACGGGTATTTGCTGAACTACGTGTTTAACTACTTTGAGGTACCGGTGGGACGAGGAGTTCCTGGTACCATCAAACAGATGTTCACTGCAATCACCCTGTTGGAGTGTGAGTGTGTGGAAGGTAAGACTAAGGGAATGTCAATGGTGGCAGATGTCCTGGAACAACAAACATCTTTCAAATGTGAAGTGACTGATCTTACTGCAATTCTGAATGATAAAGAGGTGGAAATTGTAACGCTGAAGGCAAAATTGCAGAAATATGTCTCAGGAGGACCTGGTACTAGTGATGGAAATGAGAAGGTGTTACAAAAGTTGAAGGATGAAAATGAGGTTGTTGAAGGCTCATGAGGATGCAAATAAGCGTCTGTCTCTGTTTATGCGCACCTTCAATCCCTTTCCCCCTCCGTCCTAAAAGTGTCTTGTTTCCCTAGTTTCcctctttgttcttcaattttgatTAAAACTCTTGTGGGTTTATGTTTTGTTGACTGACTACGGTGGTCAGTATCTATGATCTAATGCTATTTATGTTTCTTCACTGTTCATGTGTGGCTTAATATTCTCTTTATGCTTACATACACATGTTCTGTGTGGCCTAAGGCTCtgaattcttttttattaacATTTTAACTTGCATATGTTTACTGCTTTGCCTTttcaatgatgtcaaaagggggaagttTGGTGCAATTGGCCAAGGATTAAGGGGGAACTGATATTAAGTTTGGTGCAATTAGGGGAACTGGATGCTGTGAACTGACTGAACTAATAGGATGGACTGACTGTTGCGTTGTTGTCTTAAGGGggaactgatattgagggggaACTGATATCAGTAAGGAGGAACTAATAGGATGGCCACTCTAATTAGTTGCTGATGTATGCTTCTATAACTGGCCAATTGAGCAATTGATTTTTGAATGAATGCCTACTCACTCGAGTGAGGAGTAGTTTATGcaggttgtttgtcatcatcaaaaagggggaaattgaTAAGAGCTTATGCCCTTTGGTGTTTTGAAGATCTTCTCACAAGTGCAGAGACCTGGTCCTTTGCAGAGTATGAATCTCGTCCAGTGTCAATATGTTGAACAACTATAAAAGTTGTCTGCATcagaaagttggtgaagctgcagAGTACTTCACAAATCAGAAGCGACGAGGTTGTTTGTTCAATTAAGGGGGAAACACCAGTTATTGAATGAATGTTTGTTCACTCACGTGAGGAGTTATGcaggttgtttgtcatcatcagaAAGGGGGAAATTGATAAGTGTTTATGTtcctagatgttttgatgatctcctcacaagtgcagggacctggtcctctgcagagtatgaatACTCGTCCACTGGTCAAAGTACTGTAAAACTGGAAAGTTGTCTGCGTCAGAAAGTTGGTAAAGCTGCAGAGTACTCCACCAATCAGAAGCGACGAGGTTGTTTGTTCATTGGATAATAAGTTTTCATGTCTAAATATATCCAAGGAAAAACAACAAACTAATTCAGTCATTCAAAAGGAGAGAGCCAACACGTATTCTCAAGAACTTACTAAGAGAAGtttgcaagggacctggtccctggaAGACTGCGATGTGAAAGGACAGCACGACAGTTGTCAGAAAAGCTGGCACTTCTATGTGGTAGGTGCACGTCCTTCCAGAGAGGCAGGCTCTTAGCCAATGGGCGGTCCCAAGGAGTTTGTGTTCATTTTGATATAATCTCTCAACacaaaacacaaactcaagattttGGCAAACAAAAACTCACAAGCTTAAAAGGAAAAAGCCATCTTTAAGGTAGAACAATACTCACACTCAACAAAAGGATCTGATAAAGGGTTGAAGcatctttgttgagtttgagttttgtgTCTATCATTTTATAGGTTTTGCATCTTAAAACTTCTCAAGTATACAAGCAAAGACCATTTTGGTAAAGTATTCTCCAGCAAGCACAACAACAAACTGATCAAGCTGCAACCATCCGAGTGTGTCTTAGGAGTTATACTTTCGTGCGTAGATTGTAAATATGTTCCTAGTCTATAAAGGATTCAGATCTTGTTTCGGTTTCTAAATGTCTAAATCGTCTAGAGTTAGGTGGTTTAGTGGGCGGTGTTGTATCCGTTTAGAAAAATCTATATTGATTGGTAAgggttagtatagtgggcagtgttgtatctgctctgGCTCAGCTAAGTGATATGAGATATTGCTTAGTGTGGAGATTAGCAGGCAAATCTCATTTTGTAAACTgtcttttacttttgcttggagaagattagtgaaagcagtttgaaaagtcctggcaggacaggtcgtggttttactcccttgagtaAGGAAGTTTCCACGTAAAACACTTGTGCAGATCTTACTTTCAGCTGTTTATTTCTGTATATTTTTAGTTACTGTTCTTGCTGAgacaagggacctggtccctgacTGACAGTGGACGGATACATTCCATCAATACCTTTTGTCCACAACGATCCTCTTGGCTTTGTTTTTATAACTACCCACCAATCAGCTTTATCTCCTTTGTTATCAGGATGACTTACATAATAAACTTGAGTTATTGTTTGCGGAAAGATAAAAGGGTCAAATTTAGAATATCTTCCCCTTTTTCGAACTTCGACAATACCAAAATGGATATCAACTTTCATGCCATGTTTAGAGGTATCAAACCAatcaaagtaaaataaaactaaCTTCATAAATGGTGCCATTGGCCATTCTAATTAGATAATTTCCTTAAGAACACCATAGAATTCACTTATGGTACCATCTTGTCCAGTACCACTGACACACACCCCACTGTTATATGTACTTTTTCCTTCACCGCAAGAAGCAGTGTGAAATTTGTATCCATTCGCGAAATAAACAGACCAAGACCGTGCCTGTCTTAATGGTCCCATTACTAAAATTTGCAAATAAGAATCTTGTGAGATCTCTTGTGGATTACTATTCACCTATCAAACAGAGAAATTTTATCAGATATACATTTCAAATGATATATTCTTTATTCACAActgattatattaattcatacATATTCCTTGAACCATCGTGGAAAGTCAGcttcaatttgtttatcaaTGATATCATAAGTAAGATCATTGTAAGTATCTCTCCAGGCTTTTTCATACAAACTGCACTcagttaaattaataaattaatttcagCCCAAATATAATAATCATGTGTACACTATGGTGGGTACTTACTTGAGAAAAGGCTTAACCTCATCGCAATTAATAAGAACATGCAACTGTGCTGCAACAACTTCTTTATCATCTAGCCACCGAATATTGCCTTTTTTCTTGCCATAACTTCGTCCAGAAAGATTAAATACTGATAGAGTTGGTTGAGTAGCattttttttgattaaatcatCATTGCGATCAACTCTATTATTGCTAGATAGGACATGCGATTCAAAATCATGGAAAGCAAAGTATGAGATTTCTTGAGCCAAATACGCTTGGCAAATAGATCCTTCAACTCTAGATTTGTTTTTGAtagtcttctttattttgtttaggAACCTGCaatcaaattatgaaataaataaattatgtaataaaatgatgagaaaaataataaattcttaaaataaattggTATACCTTtcaaatggatacatccatcGGTATTGAATAGGACCACAAACCCTTGTTTCATAAGGCAAATGAATCATTAAGTGCTCCATTGAATCAAAAAGACCGGGTGGAAATATACGTTGCAATTTACACAAGATTAATGGAATGTTTTTTTCCATTTGCCTTAAATGATCCTCCTTCAATACTATTGAGCACAAGTCTTTAAAGAATAGACTGAGTTCGGTTAGTGGCTTCCAAATTGGTTTTGGAAGTGCACTAAAAGCTACTGGAATAAGACATTGCATAAAAATGTGGCAGTCGTGACTTTTCATTCCAAATAACTTTAAATGTTTCTTATCAACACATTTACCAAAATTAGAAGCATATCCATCAGGCATTTTTAGCTCATGAACCCACTCGCATACATCTTTCTTTTGGTCGTCATTTAAGGTAAACTTTGCTTTTGGTTTAATCCATCTCCCATCAGCATTCTGTTGCAAGTGTAAATCACTTCGACGACAATATTCTTTCAAGTCCATTTTCGCCTTCTCATTATCTTTTGTTCTCTCATTGTTATCCATGACTGTATGGAAATTATTGTCAAAGTCATTCTTTTCTATATGCATTACATCAAGATTGTGGCGAACTAGATTGATCTTCTAATATGCCAGATCCCAAAAAATACTTCTTTTGGTCCAATTATGTGATTTTCCATAATTGTAAAAGTTGCGAAGACCAGATTCAGTAATCTTAGgaaatcctttaatttttttttccacacTTGTTCTCCAGTTAACCTGGGAGGAGGTCTAGACTTTTCCTCTCTTCCTTTATAAAAAgcatttttgtttcttctaaatTCATGATTAAGAGGCAAGAATTGCCGGTAACAATCAAACCAAGAAacttttcttccatttttcaaaCTGAAAGTTTTTGTTTCATCCATACAAATTGGGCAAGCTAATTTACCTGTTGTACTCCATCCCGACAGCATGCCATAAGCAGGAAAATTATTAATTGTCCACATCAATACTGCTCGCATAAGAAAATTCTATTTCTTGGACATGTCATAAGTGATTGCACCATCCTTCCATAACTATTGTAATTCATCTATTAACGGTTGAAGATAcacatcaattttctttttgggaTTATGAGGACCTGGAATAATCAATGTTAAGAACATATATGGGACAGTCATACAAAGATCAGGAGGAAGATTGTACGGTGTAACAATCACTGGCCAACAAGAGTATGATGATCCTGATTGGCCAAAAGGAGTAAAACCATCAGAATAAAGACCAAGCCTAACATTTCTAGGCTCTACAGCAAAGTCTGGATAAGCTCGATCAAATTTTTTCCATGATTCTCCATCTTAAGGGTGGCATAACACACCTTCTTCCTTGTGATTTTCATAGTGCCACCTCATGTGTTCAGCAGATCTTTTAGAAGCATATAACCGTTGAAGTCTAGGAATAAGTGGCAGGTAATTGTCTTGTGTGGAATCTTTTTCTTACCCTTCTTGCCCACACATTTTTTATAACGAGGTTCTTTACAAAACCTACATTCTGTCATCTCTTTATCAGCCTTGTAATATAGCATATATCCATTAACAcaacaatcaatttttttgcTAGTTAGACCAAGCCCCGACGCTAGCTTCTTCGCTCAGTAGTAATCAAGAGGTATCTTATTATATGGAGAGCTTGTCTCCTTCATTAATTGAGCCATTACATTAAAACAACTATGAGACATATTGTATTCAAATTTAATACTCATCATTCTAACAACCACAGACAACTCTGAATATTCGCATCCGTGCCATAAGGGATTCTAAGCTTAATTCAACATTTTGTAAAATCTGCTAGCACTTATATTCGGAGACTCTTCTACATTGGGTTCAACTTGATAACTAACTTCTACAAAAGCAGCAGCATCAATCATACCTACGTGTTCACAGTTTTTTTCTAGAATGTTACATTGACTGCTTGAGGGCATGTCAAAGTCACATTCTTAATGATTACTTGAATCACCAGAATAGATATGTtcattcaaattaattaaagggGCTTCCTCTCCATGTGACGTCCAGTACCAATATCTTGATGTGAATCGTTTTTGAAAAGCATGCACATTAACTTCATCGGGTGTCAGGTGCTTCATATTTTTACAACGCTTACAAGGACACCTTATAACTTTTTCAGACAAATACTTCCGTTGACTACAAGcaaatttaataaattcatCCATTCCACTTATAAATTCATCAGTATATCCCGCTCGACCGGGGATTAGTCTATTTACCATCCATTTTCGATGAtcaaaaattttcattttctaaacaaaaaaataaatatgtttgtaaacacataaataatgaaatttagATACTGTATGGTTCAACAATGGTTCAAAAAAGTTTCAGAATAGAGTATATGTGATCAGTGGGTCAAAACTAAACATATAGAATGACATATAAGGGCAAAGAGAAGAGTGGTATTGGCGTGTCTAGCATCACCATGATGTAGTCAGAACAAATTTTCTGTAAAATGGGATTTTACTAAAACAAAGAGGAAAGCACACATAGTAGAATATAAACTGAAACAAAATGTGAAGGAAATCATTACTTAAAAGAACCAGTCGTGAATACATTACATGCCCataagaaaggaaaagaaaaaaagaagcatTTCATACACTTTTTAATCATCTGAATAGAGAGTATATACAGCTAGcacaaatatattaatatcCTACCTACTGGAATAATCTCCAAAGCATTCTAATATGAGAACACACACAACATACATATGATGTATTAACTGAAGCAGAGGTCAAAAAAGAATGAAATCGTAAGCTAATTCTTATAGATGTGTCAACTGAATACTTTTGACCTTTCGCATTCTACTCATGGTCCAACAGACAACTTGGTTAGAAAACGGAATATAATCACAAAATGGCTTGGGTTGAATTAACTGAATTTTGGGTTGTTCCATCAAGTAAAGGAAACAGAATGAGGAACATGATTCAACATCAAGCAATCACATCACTAACAATTGGAATATAATCACAAAATGGCTCAACAAAACTTGATTTAAACAGAAAGAACGAAGCATCTTCGTCACTCTAAGCAAAAGCACCCACATTGAAGGTATCCTGCAGACGCTTGGATACCTCAACCATCCCAGAAAACAGAAGCCCAAACtgctccactggttgttttaTGCCAGAATAAAATCAAGACTTACCAGATTTTAGTGAATCAGTTCCACATGATCTCTGCGGGGACCTTTTTCAGAAATCAAACTACAAGAACAGAAACTGAAAGGTGCAAAGTGCTCATGCTTTTCCACTCTCTTTCGTACAGTTCAGAATAACTGATGAATTGAGCAAGGGGAAAAACTGATGAACATATAAAGAAAAGATGACAGCAAGCTATACTAAGTTTAAAGATTATGAATATATTCATACTTCTAATTTTAGCTCTCTCTCAGATTGTACTTGACTCTACTACTCATTTGCAGTTATCCTTAAGTGGTTAACATATAATTCATGTGTTGATTCCTCTCTAATAAAGTATGAACTATGAACAATAATAGACCAAATAAAGTATGAACTATGAATATATTTGTACTTCTAAGTTAAAGTATATAAGGCAAAAGTTGAAGGACTTGAAGCCACACTTAAAATTGctaaacaataataattacAGAGGAGCCACAGAGAAGACCCAACTCATCAGACACTATTTAAACGTAATACAGTCCAGCAGCTACAAGTGACCAAATTAAAGGAGCAGCCACAAGTGACCTAATTAAAGGAGCAGTTGAGTTAAAGTAATAGTCGAGATGCTAGAACGAACATCATTTGTAGGatattaaaattcaataatCTATAGAGAAGAAACATAATAAGGACATGCACTCATCTTCTCCAATATTGGTGGCAAGTTTACCCACCAACCAGCATCTATATGTATGGGTGTAGGCTGTAGCAATCTATTTGATGATTACCTGAAGTGTGCACAGTTGATCCAAACACCGCTATCATAAACAAAAAACTAACAACATAACAAGCACCTAAGAAGAAATACAactaatgaaaaagaaaaatgagctAAACTTAACACCGCAACAATCATTGGCCAAGTATTTAAGCGACATATttgatttgcaagaaaattTCACTCGATTTTCATCCAAACTAAATCAGTAAACAAAACTTTACAGATTAACTTCACAGAGATTGAAATTTGTAGATTAACCTCGATATTTGGGTAGATTGACAAGCAAATCTTCCGGTCCGTAGTGCTTTACTTTGGAAAAATCTACTTAAAGAGAAGCATGAGGTCTGCTTGGAGAGTTTTGAGATGAGCTTGGAGATGAACTTTGGAtgagcttggaacttggagctaCACCGATTGGAGCTTTGGAAAATCATATCGTTTCCACCATTGCTTCTGCATGTAAGTTTTGGAGAGAAGCTTTAGTGGGTTTTGGAGAGAAGCTTCAGTGTAAAGTGAATTAGAGAGAAGGAAAATGAGTATAGTGGGTCTGATAATCACTTTACAATtcctaaaattttaattgagtttTTAATTGGTCTattatccaaaaataaataaaaatataagtgtAAAAAATTCTAATCATCTAAAAGATATATAACttactaattatttttggaattaGTAATTTAGGAATGTCTAGGTAAATTATTGCTCATTCCTAAATTCCCAATTATTTCTCATTCCTAAATTTTGGTCTAATAATTCCGAAATTCCCAATTATTTCTCAAGGTAATAAAATGTCTAGGTAAATCcccataaataattttttagacaaTCTGGAATTTTCCTACAGATTAaaaggattttttaaaaaaaaattggtccaTGTACCTAGGTATTTAGCTAGAGATATTGTTCCTGCGGATATATTTCCCTAGGAAATTTTGCAGGAACTAATTTAGTGCAAAATGGTATCAACTTTAGCTGCGAAATTTGTTGGGAATATAAGTTTCACAGGTAATATATTCTAATAttgaagaatttaaaattaTCGCAAGAAAATTTGCAAGTATTACTTGCGAAAATttccccatgtaattcacattTTTCTAATAGTGACGGACCAAAATAATTCAACTCTTATACatcaaggaccattttgatcattttctatAGGACCAACAACAACACACGGTAAATAATGAGAATAACAAGAGAACCAAAATAATATCACTAAAATAAACGAATTTTACACTTATATTTtcgaataaaatatttaagagaGTACTCCATACCaaagaaaaagtaataataatcaAGCACAACTCACTATAATCACTACTAAAAATTATTGGAATTTCCTAAGGAGGTATATCAAAATgtcttatttcattttcttaattgaagaaataattagaaaataaaataatacgccctctgtctcaatttatgtgacttactttcctttttagttagttcCAAAAAggatgacacatttctatattaagtagcaatttaactataaaatgtatattttatccttaataaaatgatttacagccacataaatttatcattcattttgaaccacaaattttaaaagtttttctttctttcttaaacttcgtgccgaATCAaagtacctcacataaaatgggacggagggagtgaGTACACAAATGAATAATAACCTCAAGTAAAGATTTTCCTCATTACAATTTGATTATGTTTTAGCtctaaatttgaaagaaaattaatttactGTTAGATGAGTAATATTGTTAATATTGATCCAAAATAAAAAGACCATAAGTAAATCAGGTCGTGAATAATCAATCATCGTattataaaaattgaatatgttCGATCTGTAATCattaatattgaaaataattttaatttgatgaaCATGTTTCTCATCAAATTCATCGGtggaaaatatatgtatttctaGCTGTGAATGTCACCCCCATTGACCAAACCCTTTGCTTTTGACGTTTCTCTCTTTCTTATAGGAGgatatcaaaattttcttccaagaaaagagaaaaattgacaaaaaaatctacatcacaattttttcttttcccaaAAGTCTTGCTGCCAAGCATTTTcattagttatttattataCGATTCCTCAACTAACAATTCTTATCTCAGAAAGTgactcaattttattttgtagcatttttcttttgttttccttttggGAGCCACCAAGGGATATATATATTGGATGGAAATAAAATTGATCGATTGATTTGTGAACATTTTGAGTAGCTGGTAATGGCTGATGGACAGTCCCCAGTGAACGTATGCCGTTAGTGGTGTCAGTCAATATGACTGGTAGTTGAGTGGTGGATGTCAATGGTtgtaataagaaaattaaaagaatcaTGAGACCTATAGCGCTTGAACACATAACCTTAAAAATTTTTGCAACTTCTTAACCACTAGAATAAACTTTTCGCTTGTGTCAAGAGATGTTAATagtcttatatatatttattgaactAAAATTTGACCTCTTTATACAATATGATTTTCCAGTGAAGGGCTATCGCCTGACACCCATTAGCCAAGGGTGGATCCGCCCCTGTCTAAGTTCATGAGCTGACATATTTGGTTAAGACACAAATTACAAATAGATAAGTATAGGGCCCGTCCACCATCTAGTTTAAGATACAAAAATACACGTAATGCATGCGTCATATGTGAATCTTGTGAATCTTCTACGTCACATGTGCATTCCGTGCGTCACACGAGTATCTCGTGTGTCACACGTGCATCTTATgacaataaataaaagatatatttttttaaatatatatatatatatatatatatatatatatatacgctTTAATATCCTTTGTATTAAAACATGAAAACAAACTAAATGAATTCAATTGTCAAATCCTTCGAATTCCTCTAGAGAGAAATTAGCATATTTTGAAGATAAATCACATACTAATTAACTTGAAATATataacaagagaaaaaaaagataaaagtacttcataattcaaaaatatttatttattttgtataatctTCCAAAACTTTCACACTTAATAATATAATGTTATTTGACATGCAAGTAGATATGGTTCATTTTGTCCTTTGCACATCACACAATGGCTCAGGTTCGTGCTAC
This genomic stretch from Solanum stenotomum isolate F172 chromosome 10, ASM1918654v1, whole genome shotgun sequence harbors:
- the LOC125842996 gene encoding uncharacterized protein LOC125842996, giving the protein MDNNERTKDNEKAKMDLKEYCRRSDLHLQQNADGRWIKPKAKFTLNDDQKKDVCEWVHELKMPDGYASNFGKCVDKKHLKLFGMKSHDCHIFMQCLIPVAFSALPKPIWKPLTELSLFFKDLCSIVLKEDHLRQMEKNIPLILCKLQRIFPPGLFDSMEHLMIHLPYETRVCGPIQYRWMYPFERFLNKIKKTIKNKSRVEGSICQAYLAQEISYFAFHDFESHVLSSNNRVDRNDDLIKKNATQPTLSVFNLSGRSYGKKKGNIRWLDDKEVVAAQLHVLINCDEVKPFLNLYEKAWRDTYNDLTYDIIDKQIEADFPRWFKEYVNSNPQEISQDSYLQILVMGPLRQARSWSVYFANGYKFHTASCGEGKSTYNSGVCVSGTGQDGTISEFYGVLKEII